One Senegalimassilia faecalis genomic window, GGACAAGGATATGGATACAACGAAAACCATGCGCCAACTGTGCGCTGACGAGCCGAAGCTTGAGGTGTTTTTGCAGTCGAAAGGCTTCCCGTTCTCGCTGGACAACCCCATCGTCGACCTGGTGACGTTCGAGGACGTCTGCCAAGTGCGCAGCCTCGATCGCGACGAGTTCCTCGCCGAATTCGAAGCGTTCAAGGCCAAAGGATAGCGGATTTGCGGGCGGTCGGATTGCGGTTGAAGCAAAGTGATGTGAAGGAGCAGCGCGTGTATTACGTGGGAATCGATATCGGGGCGTCGTCGGTGAAGGTTGCGGCGGTCGACGCGGCGGGCGCGGTGGTGCGCGTGCTGCGCCGCGCGCACCAGGGTTCGCCGCTGCCGTGCTTGCGGGCGCTGCTTGATGAGCTGGCGAATGGGGAAAACGAACCCGGCGCGCGCGTTGCGCCGGAGGCGGGCGGTCGCGCCGGAGACGAAGGCGCTTGTGGAAACAAGCCTGCCGCCGCTTCCGCAATTTCCGCCACGTCGCGGCCTCTGCCGCTTAGCGCGTGCGGCGGCGTGGCGGTCACGGGCAGCGGTGCGGGCATGGTGCGCGCGCTGGCTCCGGGGCTTCGCGAGCTCGAAGAGGTTCCCGCCCTGGTCAAGGGCGTGCGCGCGCTGGCCCCGCAGGCGGCATGCGTCATGCAGATGGGCGCGCAGTCCGGCGTGTTCGCCACCGGTTTCGCGTCTGGTGCGGCGCCGGAGTTCGCCATGAACGAAAGCTGCGCGGCAGGCACCGGCAGCTTCTTCGAGGACCAGATGCAACGCCTGGGCCTGCCGCTTGACAGCTACTCTGACCTGGTGACACGCGCGCAAAGCGTACCGCGCCTGTCAGGACGCTGCAGCGTGTTCGCGAAAACCGACATCATCCATCGCCAGCAGGAGGGCGTGCCCGTCGAGGATATCCTGCAAGGCCTGTGCCACGCCACCGTCAAGGCGTTCAAGGCCACTATCGTGCGCAGTCTTCCGGTTGAAAAGCCGCTGGCGCTTGCGGGCGGCACGCTGCTGAACGCCGGCGTTGTGCGCGCCGTGCGCGAGGTGTTCGACTTGGGCGAAGACGAGCTTTTGGCTGACCCGCAGCTGGTAAACGCCCAGGCAGTGGGCGCGGCGCTTGCAGCCGCGGAAGCAGGGGAGGCGGATGCCCAGCTTGCTGCCTTGCGGGCGGCACTTGGTGGCGAAAGCGCTGGTCAGGCTGACGATCTTGCGCGCCTGCCGCGCTTACCGCACGTGGATTGCACGCCGAACCGCGGGTTCGCGTTGGCCCCCAGCCCGTGGAACCCTGCTGGTGCGCCCGCCT contains:
- a CDS encoding nitrate ABC transporter ATPase, whose protein sequence is MDTTKTMRQLCADEPKLEVFLQSKGFPFSLDNPIVDLVTFEDVCQVRSLDRDEFLAEFEAFKAKG